The following coding sequences lie in one Peribacillus frigoritolerans genomic window:
- a CDS encoding group I truncated hemoglobin yields MEQTLYEKVGGEEAIAKVVDYFYSELVLKDETVNHFFEKTDMEKQRRHQTKFISFALGGPKQYSGQSMAKAHQGLNLQPDHFNAIVKHLNDALAHFGVNEADIDTALTKVATLRDDILYK; encoded by the coding sequence ATGGAACAAACACTTTATGAAAAAGTCGGCGGGGAAGAAGCGATAGCAAAAGTTGTGGACTATTTTTACTCCGAATTGGTTCTTAAGGATGAGACAGTTAATCATTTTTTTGAAAAAACGGATATGGAAAAGCAACGCCGTCATCAAACTAAGTTCATTAGTTTTGCATTAGGCGGTCCAAAACAATATTCTGGACAATCCATGGCAAAAGCTCACCAAGGATTGAATCTGCAACCAGACCATTTCAATGCCATTGTAAAACATCTTAACGATGCACTAGCTCACTTTGGAGTGAATGAAGCTGACATAGATACAGCTTTAACTAAAGTTGCTACACTAAGAGACGATATCTTGTATAAATGA
- a CDS encoding cupredoxin domain-containing protein translates to MSVKKRVTGLVVVLAMFVVVTTLGSLGVYAESGVVAQPTVKSIEVELNDDYFNPEVITIPNGTVTTLILKNKGTKEHTFTVEKLGIDAEVQPGKEKTITVQPKQPGTYELTCRYHFQEGMVGKVMVK, encoded by the coding sequence ATGTCTGTGAAAAAGCGGGTAACAGGATTGGTCGTTGTGCTTGCAATGTTTGTAGTTGTGACAACTCTAGGCTCACTCGGCGTATATGCCGAATCCGGTGTTGTAGCTCAGCCTACGGTGAAATCGATTGAGGTCGAGTTGAACGATGATTACTTTAATCCGGAAGTCATCACTATTCCGAATGGAACAGTCACTACGTTGATATTGAAAAACAAAGGTACAAAAGAACACACCTTCACAGTGGAAAAGCTCGGAATTGACGCCGAGGTCCAGCCAGGTAAAGAAAAAACCATTACCGTGCAACCGAAACAGCCCGGTACATATGAACTGACATGCCGGTACCATTTCCAGGAAGGAATGGTTGGGAAAGTAATGGTCAAATAA
- a CDS encoding PQQ-dependent sugar dehydrogenase: protein MIKVKVGLRPIVSKINLPTVLKTTILPGDSIERLFIATQVGEIFYIGNGDIRTFLDIRPRILKLGASGGGYDERGLLGLAFHPEFYYNGLFYLHYSVAGTQGPGALSESFKPDPCDPKTLNLRWMNRETKYDHIDTIEEWILQSNGQPQKRRTLLNLRRPFSTHNGFNSLNFSPETGKLVLTTGDGGSRYDPFNLSQDDLEIAGKIIEIDVGKNMYVNDPPIVTRFNELPTPIQETLMVMAKGVRNIPGISFQRFYNQYIKYAGNVGQRLVESIFSFVQYKPIPVTQLIQAYSMNSEPDKEGFINFGWRGWEGTFPASIIKGCTENRNLDEKTIAYYNEAVSLSGSRLQPLTSYFHEDTRPDKFGGTAITGVQAYMGKSIPGLTGSVVFTDLARKESQPKIRGALAYTTVRPNGQQNDFSVIQTDYDFGSQSAYYVNLGTNLDQSRLYLGVYGSMKVTDFNQGTVFEIVP from the coding sequence TTGATAAAAGTTAAGGTTGGTTTACGGCCCATTGTAAGTAAAATAAATTTACCTACTGTTTTGAAAACAACCATACTTCCAGGTGACTCCATTGAAAGATTATTTATTGCAACCCAGGTAGGAGAGATATTTTACATAGGAAACGGAGATATAAGGACTTTTTTAGATATTCGTCCGCGAATCCTGAAACTAGGTGCATCTGGTGGCGGATATGATGAACGGGGATTGCTAGGCCTAGCGTTTCATCCCGAATTTTATTATAACGGTCTGTTTTATCTTCATTATTCAGTAGCTGGAACACAAGGACCAGGTGCTCTTTCTGAATCTTTTAAGCCTGACCCGTGTGATCCCAAAACTTTAAACCTAAGGTGGATGAATAGAGAAACTAAATATGATCATATTGATACAATTGAAGAATGGATTTTACAATCGAATGGTCAACCCCAAAAACGACGGACATTACTTAACTTAAGACGACCATTTTCAACTCATAATGGGTTCAATAGTTTAAACTTTTCACCTGAAACAGGAAAACTTGTTTTAACAACCGGGGATGGCGGATCACGCTATGATCCATTTAACTTAAGTCAGGATGATCTGGAAATCGCCGGTAAAATAATTGAAATTGATGTAGGTAAGAATATGTACGTCAATGATCCACCCATTGTCACACGTTTCAATGAACTTCCCACACCCATTCAGGAAACGCTCATGGTAATGGCAAAAGGGGTGCGCAATATACCAGGCATTTCATTTCAAAGATTTTATAATCAGTATATTAAATATGCGGGAAATGTCGGCCAGCGTTTGGTCGAGTCGATTTTTTCATTCGTTCAGTATAAACCAATACCGGTTACTCAGCTTATTCAAGCTTATTCCATGAATTCTGAACCTGACAAAGAAGGATTTATTAACTTTGGCTGGAGAGGTTGGGAAGGTACTTTTCCTGCTTCGATTATTAAAGGCTGCACTGAAAATCGGAATTTGGATGAAAAAACAATTGCTTATTACAATGAAGCAGTATCACTTTCAGGGAGCCGTCTTCAGCCTTTAACAAGTTATTTTCATGAAGATACCAGACCCGATAAGTTTGGAGGAACTGCAATTACAGGAGTACAAGCATATATGGGGAAAAGCATCCCTGGTTTAACAGGAAGCGTCGTGTTTACCGATCTTGCCCGGAAAGAATCTCAACCTAAGATAAGAGGGGCTTTAGCTTATACCACCGTAAGACCAAATGGTCAACAAAATGATTTTAGTGTGATACAAACCGATTATGATTTTGGGTCTCAATCAGCTTATTATGTTAATTTGGGAACGAACCTGGATCAAAGCAGATTATATTTAGGGGTTTATGGCTCTATGAAAGTGACTGATTTCAACCAAGGTACTGTTTTTGAAATTGTTCCATGA
- a CDS encoding bifunctional metallophosphatase/5'-nucleotidase, whose translation MSKFQAISSLFILVFIIIFVTYKITAFSSNHSTTDHSTSNRYIQLQLLGVNDFHGQLNKYQMVSGTMAGGAEYLAAYLKKYKQEKPNTLLVHAGDMVGGSPPISSQFQDEPTIEFLNLLHFDVGTPGNHELDEGVYEMKRLIHGGFNKKTGYFQGANTAYSSANIIDRKSGTPLLPPYVIKQIDGINIGFIGVVTKETNLYVAPENRKEVEITDEVSAINRTVKLLKEKGIKVIVVLAHDSAKSDKAGANSSGALVEMAPKIDDEVDVIFAGHSHEYANTVAAGKLIVQAYSNGKAFSQVNLEIDPHTKIIVKKQAKIVATSHHHIKPDEETVALLNKYRKRLGSNFNQVIGEMPEEIRRNQGANGESPLAKMIAESEREAMGVDIAFVHQGEMRKSLKKGKITVEDLYTNVPMGNNVSKLILTGEQIKLALEQQWTKDYENRLQTVGLTYNWDPDSPIGNRIVALKDMKGQEIQASNEYEVAVSNYLASGGDNFTAFEQGRLVESGPQVVTALIRYIQQKYPPHSLKE comes from the coding sequence TTGTCAAAATTTCAGGCCATATCTTCTTTATTCATCTTGGTATTTATCATCATTTTCGTAACTTATAAAATCACAGCATTCTCATCCAATCATTCCACAACGGATCATTCCACATCCAACCGCTACATCCAACTACAATTATTAGGCGTTAATGATTTTCACGGCCAACTAAACAAATATCAAATGGTTTCAGGAACCATGGCGGGCGGTGCTGAATACTTGGCTGCCTATTTAAAAAAATATAAACAAGAAAAACCAAATACATTACTCGTTCATGCTGGTGATATGGTAGGAGGAAGTCCTCCAATCTCTTCTCAATTTCAAGACGAACCCACGATTGAATTTTTAAACCTCCTGCACTTTGATGTCGGGACACCTGGAAATCATGAATTGGACGAAGGCGTATATGAAATGAAACGTCTCATTCATGGAGGATTCAATAAAAAAACAGGTTATTTTCAAGGTGCCAATACTGCTTACAGTTCTGCAAATATCATCGACAGAAAGTCGGGTACTCCTTTGTTACCACCGTATGTTATTAAACAAATTGACGGAATTAATATTGGATTTATCGGTGTGGTCACAAAAGAGACCAACCTGTATGTGGCACCTGAAAATCGAAAAGAAGTAGAAATTACGGATGAAGTTTCAGCTATTAACCGAACCGTTAAGCTTTTAAAGGAAAAAGGGATCAAAGTGATTGTTGTACTGGCACATGATTCAGCTAAATCAGATAAGGCAGGAGCAAATTCCAGTGGAGCTTTAGTGGAGATGGCTCCAAAAATCGATGATGAGGTCGATGTCATTTTTGCGGGTCACAGCCATGAATATGCCAATACCGTTGCAGCGGGTAAACTGATCGTTCAAGCTTATTCTAACGGGAAAGCCTTTTCTCAAGTAAATCTTGAAATTGACCCACATACTAAAATTATTGTTAAGAAACAAGCAAAGATAGTTGCCACTTCACATCATCATATAAAACCGGATGAAGAAACGGTTGCTCTTCTAAATAAATATAGAAAAAGATTGGGGAGCAATTTTAATCAGGTAATAGGGGAAATGCCGGAAGAAATCAGACGAAATCAAGGTGCAAACGGTGAATCCCCATTAGCGAAAATGATTGCAGAATCTGAGCGGGAAGCCATGGGGGTAGATATAGCTTTTGTCCATCAGGGCGAAATGCGAAAAAGTTTAAAAAAAGGGAAAATCACTGTAGAAGACCTTTATACAAACGTGCCTATGGGTAATAATGTCAGTAAGTTAATTTTAACAGGAGAGCAGATAAAACTTGCTTTAGAACAGCAGTGGACGAAAGATTATGAAAATAGGTTACAAACGGTTGGTTTAACGTATAATTGGGACCCCGATTCTCCAATTGGCAACCGCATTGTTGCGCTGAAAGACATGAAGGGTCAAGAGATTCAGGCAAGCAACGAATATGAAGTAGCGGTTAGTAATTATTTGGCTTCAGGCGGTGATAACTTCACTGCATTTGAACAAGGTAGACTCGTAGAATCCGGTCCGCAAGTCGTCACTGCACTAATACGCTATATCCAACAGAAGTATCCTCCCCATTCATTGAAAGAATGA
- a CDS encoding IS3 family transposase, producing the protein MSYDTLPLCSKTPHQRIKVKLKGMSPVDYRVHALKAA; encoded by the coding sequence ATGTCGTATGACACGTTACCCCTTTGCTCAAAAACCCCTCATCAACGAATCAAGGTAAAATTAAAAGGCATGAGCCCGGTAGATTACCGGGTTCATGCCCTCAAGGCTGCCTAA
- a CDS encoding APC family permease, with protein sequence MENAKLRRSLTVFPLVLFGLAYMAPTTVFSTYGVVAEITKGMVPAAYIIALAGMLFTAYSYGQMVKAYPVAGSAYTFTQKALNPHLGFLVGWVILLDYLFLPMINGLLIAIYLNAYFPSVPFSFWLIAFVILITTVNIIGVKIATKINVLLVACQFLIIVIFTFLSIKGLLNGMGSGTLFMSSPFVNGDIPLSLVLAGSSVLCLSFLGFDAVTTFSEETINPKKIIPKAIFLVALIGGGLFVTISYISHLVYPNFQAFKDPDSASLEIAMYIGGNLFQSIFLAGYITGGLASGLSAHASVSRLLYAMGRDGVLPKKIFGHIHPKFQTPTHNIILVGIFALSALFVDLVTASSFINFGALVAFTFVNLSVISHYFIRENQRNGMNTLKYLILPLIGTGFTIWLWTSLDSKALLLGLGWLGIGFIMLLSNTKMFSKRPPELSIDSAIEKEIQA encoded by the coding sequence ATGGAGAATGCAAAATTAAGACGTTCGTTAACAGTATTTCCTTTAGTGCTATTTGGATTGGCTTATATGGCACCTACAACAGTTTTTTCTACTTATGGGGTTGTTGCGGAAATAACGAAAGGGATGGTACCTGCTGCTTATATCATAGCTTTGGCTGGTATGCTGTTTACAGCCTATAGTTATGGTCAAATGGTTAAGGCCTACCCTGTTGCCGGTTCTGCATATACATTTACTCAAAAGGCTCTTAATCCTCACCTTGGGTTCTTAGTGGGCTGGGTTATCCTATTGGACTATTTATTTTTGCCAATGATCAATGGATTACTGATCGCTATTTACTTAAACGCATATTTTCCATCCGTTCCTTTTTCCTTCTGGTTAATTGCCTTTGTCATTTTAATCACCACTGTAAATATAATTGGAGTGAAAATAGCAACAAAAATAAATGTTTTATTAGTTGCCTGTCAATTTCTAATAATAGTTATATTTACATTCCTCTCGATTAAAGGGTTGCTTAACGGAATGGGTTCAGGAACATTATTCATGAGTTCTCCATTTGTGAATGGAGATATACCACTATCTTTAGTACTAGCAGGATCTTCTGTTTTATGTTTATCTTTTTTAGGATTTGATGCTGTTACCACATTTTCAGAGGAGACCATTAATCCGAAAAAAATAATACCAAAAGCCATTTTCCTCGTCGCATTAATAGGGGGAGGTCTGTTTGTCACCATCTCATACATCAGTCACCTTGTTTACCCAAATTTCCAAGCTTTTAAAGATCCAGATTCCGCTTCCTTGGAAATCGCCATGTACATAGGGGGTAATTTATTTCAATCTATTTTTCTAGCAGGATATATTACCGGGGGGCTGGCATCTGGTTTATCAGCTCATGCAAGTGTTTCGCGACTTTTGTATGCGATGGGGAGAGATGGAGTTCTTCCAAAGAAAATATTTGGTCACATTCATCCAAAATTCCAAACTCCAACACACAACATCATCTTAGTGGGTATTTTTGCTTTATCTGCTTTATTTGTTGATTTAGTGACAGCATCATCCTTTATTAACTTTGGGGCGCTTGTTGCCTTTACCTTTGTTAACCTTTCAGTTATTTCCCATTATTTTATTAGAGAAAACCAGCGAAACGGAATGAACACACTAAAATACCTAATATTGCCTCTGATTGGTACTGGTTTCACAATTTGGTTATGGACCAGTCTTGATTCAAAGGCACTTTTACTCGGACTGGGATGGTTAGGAATTGGTTTCATCATGCTGCTTTCAAATACGAAAATGTTTAGTAAGCGGCCGCCAGAGCTTTCTATTGATAGTGCGATTGAAAAAGAAATTCAGGCATAA
- a CDS encoding amidohydrolase: protein MVSADIILSGQHVFTGLQNEPIKAAIAIKDNKIIKIGSKEDIMSFLGDQTKVYDMEEGLIIPGFHDFHMHIMMGSILQKDSAKLFDAASEEDAAKIVGEFAETRPNDEWIFGVGWDHTNWKNKVLPHRTTLDKYICDRPVLLFNAEVHYAWINSKAMEMIQLTKDTPDPEYGEIGKDENGELTGLLFEQAIGYASEHAYKLPKEKRVNLFQGFLNETKRLGITSVNDLYGAKIAPNPLDDLEIFKEFEREGLLTTRIHFSPELKMDLAVAKELQKRYQSDKLTFSGLKQFIDGVVTSHTAFLLDHYKDRPDTKGGTTYPAETIKQLVKKADKENFQIRFHAIGNGAVRLALDAFEEARNVNGQRDARHVIEHVEVLHPDDVHRFKELDVIASFQPKHIELMESEAYTARISEKQQPLYYPIKTLVDTGAKIAFGTDFPVVPLNPMMGIYQAITRKDLTGKAWQESEGVTLAQALKYYTATPAFGSFRDKELGTLEAGKIADIAVLNKNLFSISTEEILETEVKMTIMDGKIVYENQVVQKV, encoded by the coding sequence ATGGTAAGTGCAGACATCATTCTTTCAGGTCAACATGTTTTTACTGGGTTACAAAATGAGCCAATAAAAGCAGCTATCGCCATTAAAGATAATAAAATTATTAAAATCGGTTCTAAAGAAGATATAATGTCATTCCTTGGAGATCAAACAAAAGTGTATGACATGGAAGAGGGCCTAATTATACCGGGATTTCATGATTTTCATATGCACATTATGATGGGAAGCATTTTACAGAAGGATAGTGCCAAATTATTTGATGCAGCTTCAGAAGAAGATGCAGCCAAAATAGTAGGTGAATTTGCAGAAACGAGACCAAATGATGAGTGGATATTTGGCGTCGGTTGGGATCATACCAATTGGAAGAACAAAGTGCTGCCACATAGAACAACACTAGATAAATATATTTGTGATCGTCCTGTTTTATTATTCAATGCAGAAGTGCATTACGCATGGATCAATAGTAAAGCAATGGAAATGATTCAATTAACGAAGGATACACCAGATCCGGAATATGGAGAAATTGGAAAAGATGAAAATGGGGAACTGACAGGCCTTTTATTTGAACAGGCAATTGGGTATGCATCAGAACATGCATACAAATTACCGAAAGAAAAACGTGTAAACCTATTTCAAGGTTTTCTTAATGAAACAAAAAGATTGGGAATCACATCCGTTAATGATTTATACGGAGCTAAAATTGCGCCAAATCCATTAGACGATCTTGAAATTTTTAAGGAATTTGAGAGAGAAGGGTTACTTACAACCAGAATTCACTTTTCGCCTGAGTTAAAAATGGATTTAGCTGTCGCAAAGGAATTACAAAAAAGATATCAGTCAGACAAGCTCACCTTTTCTGGGTTAAAACAATTTATAGATGGTGTTGTGACAAGTCATACTGCTTTTTTATTGGATCATTACAAAGACCGTCCAGATACAAAAGGCGGAACAACTTATCCAGCTGAAACAATTAAACAATTAGTAAAAAAGGCAGATAAGGAAAATTTTCAAATTCGTTTCCATGCTATTGGTAACGGTGCTGTCCGCTTAGCATTGGATGCATTTGAAGAAGCGAGAAACGTAAATGGACAAAGAGATGCTAGACATGTCATTGAACATGTGGAGGTATTGCACCCGGATGATGTTCATCGCTTTAAGGAATTAGATGTAATCGCTTCCTTTCAACCTAAACACATTGAATTAATGGAAAGTGAGGCATATACAGCTAGAATCAGTGAAAAACAACAACCTCTCTATTATCCTATCAAAACACTAGTGGATACTGGTGCTAAAATTGCCTTTGGTACAGATTTTCCTGTAGTGCCCCTAAATCCCATGATGGGTATTTATCAGGCAATCACGAGAAAAGATTTAACCGGGAAGGCGTGGCAAGAGTCGGAAGGAGTAACATTGGCACAAGCGTTAAAATATTACACGGCTACACCGGCATTCGGGTCTTTCAGAGATAAAGAATTAGGCACATTGGAAGCAGGGAAGATAGCGGATATCGCAGTATTAAATAAAAATTTATTTAGCATATCAACAGAGGAAATTCTTGAAACAGAAGTGAAGATGACGATTATGGATGGAAAGATCGTATATGAAAACCAGGTCGTCCAAAAGGTATAA
- a CDS encoding carbon-nitrogen hydrolase — protein MSKVKVGLIQIHCGEYIEQNIQKTIEKIKETVNKGAQIVCLQELFSSQYFPQTVSVKNYDLAEDVDSGTLAEMGELAKELAIVLIVPFYERAGAGIYFNSAAVFDADGECLGITRKNHIPDGPQYHEKYYFVPGNTGYPVYETAYGKIGVGICWDEWYPEVARILSLQGAEILFYPSAIGSEPDHPEISTRSSWEKAISAHGISNGVFVAATNRVGQEKDMNFYGGSFISDTFGNILASLDDEEGIIVQEIDLKEIEETRKILQFFRDRRVDTYGPILQKEILPTPSPSKKGTNKALFS, from the coding sequence ATGTCAAAAGTAAAAGTTGGTCTTATTCAAATTCATTGCGGAGAATACATTGAGCAAAATATTCAAAAAACGATAGAGAAAATAAAAGAAACAGTAAATAAAGGTGCACAAATCGTTTGCCTACAGGAATTATTTTCTTCGCAATATTTTCCGCAAACGGTCAGTGTGAAAAATTATGATTTAGCTGAAGATGTAGATAGCGGTACATTAGCCGAAATGGGTGAATTAGCAAAGGAATTAGCAATTGTCTTGATTGTCCCTTTTTACGAAAGAGCAGGTGCTGGAATTTATTTTAATAGTGCAGCTGTATTTGATGCTGATGGAGAATGTTTAGGGATTACAAGAAAAAATCATATTCCGGATGGTCCCCAATATCATGAAAAATATTATTTCGTTCCAGGCAATACTGGGTATCCTGTCTATGAAACGGCTTATGGAAAAATAGGAGTCGGGATTTGTTGGGACGAGTGGTATCCAGAAGTTGCCCGAATTTTGAGCTTACAAGGTGCAGAGATATTATTCTATCCTTCCGCTATTGGTTCAGAGCCAGATCATCCCGAGATATCGACAAGATCATCCTGGGAAAAGGCAATTTCCGCTCATGGCATTTCTAATGGTGTATTCGTTGCTGCGACAAATCGAGTGGGCCAGGAAAAGGACATGAATTTTTACGGCGGTTCATTCATTAGCGATACATTCGGGAATATTCTAGCTTCACTTGATGATGAAGAAGGAATTATTGTGCAAGAAATTGATTTAAAAGAAATAGAAGAGACTAGAAAAATTCTGCAATTCTTTAGAGACCGTCGTGTTGATACATACGGCCCTATATTACAAAAAGAAATACTCCCAACCCCATCCCCTTCTAAAAAGGGAACAAACAAAGCGCTGTTTAGTTAA
- the uraH gene encoding hydroxyisourate hydrolase, with amino-acid sequence MPGITTHILDLMHGQPAENVTIELYFSESSTADWQLLQSAVTNTDGRLDAPLLNAENTKMGNYEIIFHIGDYFRNKSIELPDPPFLDQVPVRFGLSSPSSHYHVPLLVSPWGYQVYRGS; translated from the coding sequence ATGCCTGGTATAACAACACATATATTGGATTTAATGCATGGCCAGCCTGCCGAAAACGTGACGATTGAATTATATTTTTCCGAATCATCCACCGCTGACTGGCAGCTGCTCCAATCAGCGGTCACAAATACAGACGGGAGGCTCGATGCCCCGCTGCTAAACGCAGAAAACACTAAAATGGGAAACTACGAAATCATTTTTCATATCGGGGATTACTTCCGGAATAAGTCCATCGAGCTTCCTGATCCGCCCTTTTTGGACCAGGTACCCGTCCGTTTCGGACTATCTTCCCCATCCTCTCATTATCATGTGCCACTGCTCGTTTCCCCATGGGGCTATCAAGTGTATCGGGGAAGTTAA
- the pucL gene encoding factor-independent urate hydroxylase: MITIKSLNAISEKEFTMFLGDTFEHSPWIAEKAAANRPFSSIINLHRCMVDIVSNSSKEEKLTLIRKHPNLGDKVEMSDDSTKEQHGAGLKDLTADEYESFISLNRQYMNKFGFPFILAVRGKDKNDIYQSMKTRIHHSETIEFDKALSEIHKIALFRLQDKIKIEGENSMKNKSAAQTLSYGKGNVFAYRTYSKPLTGIKQIPESTFSGRDHIIFGTNVKVSIGGSSFLPSFTEGDNSMVVATDSMKNFIQRHLATFKGATLEGFASYVSEAFLNKYPQIDTVKLIAEDIPFETVTEATDLQLKPSDLVFKKSRNERAKAAVEIIRGENGSEIVQQSSSILDLQLIKVSGNSFVGFVRDEYTTLPEDGNRPLFIYLNLHWVYEDQKDAFGVDPSKYVAAEQIIDIATSVFHEMETPSIQNLIYEIGCRILTRFPQLLEVTFESQNHTWDTVVSEIPAFKGKVYTEPRPPYGFQVFTVKKENLENNKILAAAEENIG; this comes from the coding sequence ATGATTACTATTAAGTCACTAAATGCAATTAGCGAAAAGGAGTTCACGATGTTCCTTGGTGATACTTTCGAACATTCACCTTGGATTGCAGAAAAGGCGGCAGCCAATAGACCATTTTCATCTATCATCAATCTGCATCGATGCATGGTGGACATTGTAAGCAATTCGTCAAAGGAAGAAAAGTTAACATTAATCAGGAAGCACCCGAACCTAGGGGACAAAGTTGAAATGAGTGATGATTCGACTAAGGAACAGCATGGCGCCGGTTTAAAGGACCTTACTGCCGATGAATATGAAAGTTTCATATCATTGAACCGGCAATATATGAATAAATTCGGCTTTCCATTTATCCTGGCTGTACGCGGTAAAGATAAAAATGACATATATCAATCGATGAAAACAAGGATTCACCATTCAGAAACAATAGAGTTCGATAAGGCCCTATCTGAAATTCATAAAATTGCCCTATTTCGTTTACAGGATAAAATAAAAATCGAAGGAGAGAATTCAATGAAAAATAAATCAGCCGCACAAACACTAAGTTATGGAAAAGGAAATGTTTTTGCCTATAGGACCTATTCAAAGCCTTTAACCGGAATCAAACAAATACCAGAATCCACTTTTTCAGGCAGAGATCATATCATTTTTGGCACCAATGTAAAAGTTTCCATTGGCGGCTCCTCTTTTCTTCCCTCCTTCACAGAAGGAGACAATTCCATGGTCGTCGCGACAGATTCGATGAAAAACTTCATCCAACGTCATTTAGCCACATTCAAAGGAGCAACATTAGAAGGATTTGCTTCATATGTGTCAGAAGCCTTCCTGAACAAATATCCTCAAATCGATACGGTTAAATTGATTGCCGAGGATATCCCTTTCGAAACTGTGACTGAAGCGACGGATCTTCAATTGAAACCGAGTGACCTTGTATTCAAAAAGTCCCGCAACGAACGGGCCAAGGCAGCCGTCGAAATCATCCGCGGGGAAAACGGCAGCGAAATCGTTCAGCAAAGCAGTTCCATCCTTGACCTTCAATTAATCAAAGTAAGCGGGAACTCTTTTGTCGGTTTTGTCCGTGATGAGTATACGACGCTTCCCGAAGATGGAAATCGGCCGCTTTTCATCTATTTGAATCTCCACTGGGTCTATGAGGATCAAAAGGATGCATTCGGCGTGGATCCTTCTAAATACGTGGCTGCTGAACAGATAATCGATATTGCTACATCCGTTTTCCATGAAATGGAGACTCCTTCGATCCAAAATCTGATTTATGAAATCGGCTGCCGTATTTTAACCAGATTCCCTCAGCTTCTTGAAGTTACATTCGAATCACAAAACCACACATGGGATACAGTCGTTTCCGAAATCCCGGCATTCAAAGGAAAAGTATATACAGAGCCGCGCCCGCCATATGGCTTTCAGGTCTTCACCGTTAAAAAAGAAAATCTCGAAAATAACAAAATCCTGGCTGCTGCTGAAGAAAACATCGGTTAA